In Miscanthus floridulus cultivar M001 chromosome 19, ASM1932011v1, whole genome shotgun sequence, the DNA window AAAATCGTAAAATCATCACAAACTAATGTACCTACAGTTGATAAAAGTGGACGCGCTGCAGTTTCCCGCACACTTGAGTCTGTGCTGTTTAGCTGTTTATCCATGTTCAGTTCTGTACCTAGAAAAATGGCACATGCACCCCTAGCCGTTAGTGTCCATTTGCGAGCTACTAACATTCCTGAAATCAgatgggcgtacccagtgcagagagctcccgctctgtgcggggtctggggaagagtGTCAGTggaagccttaccctcgcctgtgcaatgcgaggagaccgcgactcgaattgGCTTGGTGCTATAAGATCAAATTGTATTGCAAATTTTGTTAAGCCAAACCTTTATTACACACAGCAGCGACTTTTATATGGATTCAGCCATCAAGGAGACAATAGatccaaatttcttgacaaaaagTCTAGAGCGTTGAACCAGAGTAACAAAAATCTACCAGCGGAGGAAAGAATATAAATATATTTGGAGCTCATACATGAAGTAACTAAATAAAGTTAATTATTAAAACAAGGAATTCCTTAAAACAATCCCGGCAGGTGAGCTCAGCAGGGAATAAAGGGAAGACCAATGGTGTCTGAAGCCACAGAGACTACTGGGCTGGTGGCAATAATGTGATTCAGTACATAATCACACTCTAGCTCACAAAAAGGAGGCAATGTCATCTGGTTGAGGACGATAAGGTGCCTAGTGCAATAGAGGATCAAAGCTGTTTAGCACTGGTAAGGCCACCACCAATGGGGTCAGTTGTTGAGATCATTTAGTCAAAGTAGATGCGATTGACAACCAATTATAAGGCAAAAATAAAAGTTAGGAATGGTAATTCCAATGATGGAGGGATCCAAACAACCGTCGTCCAGGAGTTTTGATTACAACTTCCACAACACTAGACCAGAGACGCTGAGCACCCGGAATCACTCTCTATAATAATGTTTTCcttcaaaagaaaaacaaaaaggacagGCGATTTGTGCCAAGGTCAAATCTTCCACCGATCCACCTCATCGCCCCTGCCCCCCTTCTTCACTAGTTATGATTATTCCAAAATACCAATTATCACCACATTGATCCGATAGAGTATAACATTTCATAATGAAGTAAAGGATTTTGAACAGCAAGCGCAAAATAAAGTGGTTCCTTTGAATCAACCATTAAGTTATCAACTATGATGAACAATCAATTGTTGCAGTGACCAATCACTGCTATGCGAAAGGTTTTGTACAAAATGGGTAGCTAATCAGACAACCTGAAGCTATCTAATTTACTCATCATAAAATGCTGTCAAATGTAACCCCAATGGATTTTGTAAAGTCGACAACCAGccccagaaaaaaaaaaacaagcatagCATGTACATAGTTTTGTTTAGGAGGCCAGTGCAGGATTTATGCAGAATATTTTGTCATAATGCCTGATTCAACTAGCAATTCTAATCCGTTGCTAGTGTTAAAAACAAGTGCAGAGGAGTAAGGAATCGCAGACCACCAGAATACGGTGTTGCATGCTAGAACTTTGAATTGGCTTAAATCAAAAGCTAGATTAAGTGCAGTCTAGTAACCTTAGGCTAACTGAAATGTACAAATAGACTCGAATGCTTATCAATCAAAACAGAACCCAATACATGTCAGTTCACTAGCTGGCTTGCTGTGGCAAAAATGTGGAAGATTTAATCTAGTGGAAGCAGCAGGAATATAAATGATTGGTACATAGCCCAAAGAAGTAAATGAGAGAAACACCCGGATGCTTACATGGACAGTGCAGCAACCACAGGCATGTCAGAATCCAGCACACGAGATCGGCCTTTGGATTTGTAGGCATGTCCCTGTTCCTTCACTTGTACGGGGACTTGCAGGTTCTTAGCATCTGTGCCTGCAGATTGACATGCGTTCAAGATAGCGTCAATGTTCTCAAACTGAAAGGCGCTCAAGATAACCTGGTCTTCCTTCGGGCAGTTGGGTTTTCCACGAGTTCGAAGAGAGGATCCCAGCATGATCGAACAGAAACTTCCCTTTCCCAAGGGGCAGAAGAGTGGCTTGAAGATCCTGCCCTCTGATGCCCTCACTGGGAACTCTTGGATTGATAATGAGGGAGACGGCATCGGGAACTCTTTGATCAACAATGAGGGAGGCGACATGGGGGTGGACGGGGATGCCTCCTTGATAGAGATGTGGAACAGCGAGGCAGACACAGCTGTGGCACCATTGTTCTCCTTGGATATGGGGCAGGCGACGAAGAGGTTGCCGCCACCGCCAAGGGGCATTGCCTGGCCAACAAACGGCAGATTTTCAGCGTGGACCTTCTCCCACGTCTTGTTCACCACATGAAAAGCATAGGTACCCAAAACAATCGGTTCTTCTTGTTGTGCAGAAACGCCAGAAAGCAGGATGTGGGAGGAGCCCACGG includes these proteins:
- the LOC136529805 gene encoding uncharacterized protein isoform X1 → MSFVSVHSKHGSWIVGVGGGLRAGTIIFDPSTLKTFQGPRFLHPNSDPVLLSLAGEVYALSLRPRVVPVPDIDFEPWFQSLSFNEVPIGGGVGRTYWCELPPPPFFPSSLNPYQFRNPPEISVTSYAAVGSSHILLSGVSAQQEEPIVLGTYAFHVVNKTWEKVHAENLPFVGQAMPLGGGGNLFVACPISKENNGATAVSASLFHISIKEASPSTPMSPPSLLIKEFPMPSPSLSIQEFPVRASEGRIFKPLFCPLGKGSFCSIMLGSSLRTRGKPNCPKEDQVILSAFQFENIDAILNACQSAGTDAKNLQVPVQVKEQGHAYKSKGRSRVLDSDMPVVAALSITKPIRVAVSSHCTGEGTELNMDKQLNSTDSSVRETAARPLLSTVGTQKNIKVFDKETDKTRGNQTTVAV
- the LOC136529805 gene encoding uncharacterized protein isoform X2, whose translation is MSFVSVHSKHGSWIVGVGGGLRAGTIIFDPSTLKTFQGPRFLHPNSDPVLLSLAGEVYALSLRPRVVPVPDIDFEPWFQSLSFNEVPIGGGVGRTYWCELPPPPFFPSSLNPYQFRNPPEISVTSYAAVGSSHILLSGVSAQQEEPIVLGNAPWRWRQPLRRLPHIQGEQWCHSCVCLAVPHLYQGGIPVHPHVASLIVDQRVPDAVSLIINPRVPSEGIRGQDLQATLLPLGKGKFLFDHAGILSSNSWKTQLPEGRPGTDAKNLQVPVQVKEQGHAYKSKGRSRVLDSDMPVVAALSITKPIRVAVSSHCTGEGTELNMDKQLNSTDSSVRETAARPLLSTVGTQKNIKVFDKETDKTRGNQTTVAV